Proteins encoded within one genomic window of Dromaius novaehollandiae isolate bDroNov1 unplaced genomic scaffold, bDroNov1.hap1 HAP1_SCAFFOLD_41, whole genome shotgun sequence:
- the LOC135326934 gene encoding olfactory receptor 14A16-like — MTNGSSFNEFLLRAFADKWELQLLHFSLFLGIYLAALLGNGLIITAIACDHHLHTPMYFFLLNLSLLDLGSISITVPKSMANSLWNTRAISYSGCAAQVFFFFFLCSAEFSLLTVMAYDRFVAICRPLHYRTLMGSRACVKMAAAAWGTGFINAILHTANTFSIPLCQGNVVEQFFCEIPQILKLSCSDSYLRETGLLVVSGCLGFGCFIFIVVSYVQIFTAVLRIPSEQGRHKAFSMCLPHLAVVSLFLSTGTFACLKPPSISSPALDLVVAVLYSVVPPAVNPLIYSMRNKELEDALRKVIQRVQGQHQ; from the coding sequence atgaccaacggcagctccttcaacgagttcctcctccggGCATTTGCAGAcaaatgggagctgcagctcttgcacttctcgctcttcctgggcatctacctggctgccctcctgggcaacggcctcatcatcacagccatagcctgcgaccaccatctccacacccccatgtacttcttccttctcaacctctccctccttgaccttggctccatctccatcaCTGTCCCCAagtccatggccaattccctgtggaataccagggccatttcctactcgggatgtgctgcccaggtctttttcttctttttcttatgttcagctgagttttctctccttacagtcatggcctacgaccgctttgtggccatctgcagacccctgcactacaggacactcatgggcagcagagcttgtgtcaaaatggcagcagctgcctggggcactggttttatCAATGCTATCCTACATACTGCTAACAccttttccataccactctgccaaggcaatgtggtggagcagttcttctgtgaaatcccccagatcctcaagctctcctgctcagactcctacctcagggaaactgGGCTTCTggtggttagtggctgtttaggctttgggtgtttcattttcattgtggtgtcctacgtgcagatcttcactgctgtgctgaggatcccctctgagcagggccggcacaaagccttttccatgtgcctcccgcacctggccgtggtctccctgtttctcagcactggcacgtttgcctgcctgaagcccccctccatctcctccccagctctggatctggtggtggctgttctgtactcggtggtgcctccagcagtgaaccccctcatctacagcatgaggaacaaggagctcgaggatgcactgaggaaagtgatccAACGGGTACAAGGTCAGCACCAGTAA